ACCCGTGGAGCCGTCCGGCAGCGGAAGGTTGTAGCTGGTGATCCCGTCCGGGTCCCAGGTCGAAAGGTGCAGGAGCCATTTTTTCGCACCTTCGAGGTACTTTTTCTCGCCGGTGACCCGCCAGACCAGGGCCAGGCGCAGGGCGTGGGCGCTGCCGCGCTTGCCGGGGGTGTAGATACGCCGCCATTCGCCCACCTCGAACTTCCCGTCTTTATATGGCGCAGGCTCCGGGTAGAGCGGCTCGGCCAGGGCCAGGTCGGCTCGGCCCAGGAGCTCTCGCCAGGCGGCGCTGTCGGCTCCGGCGGCGCGTGCGGCGATCCGCCGCTCCAACTCGCCGTCCCCCCGGAAGAACAACCGCGGGTGCTTTCCGGCCAGAGCGTTTTCGAGCGCGGCCGGGTCGGGCAGGGGCAGTTCGGGGACGTCCTCTTTCAAGCTGAACGTACGGACTCCTGAGCGTCCGAAAGCCCGCCCCGTGCTGTCGTGGTAGACCACGAACCAGCGGTAGTCCCCGGCCGGAAGGGGACTGGCCAGGGCGGCCACGGCCTCCCGTAGCGAATCGAGCGCCACCACGGCGGTGACCTCACCCTGACGGAACAGCCGGAAGCCGTAGCTGGTGGCTGAGTCGTTCACGGTCCAGAAAAACCCCGGCGGGTTGACCTGCGCCTCCGCCCCATCGGGCGGGTAGTGCGGCAGACGGGTGCCGGCCAGCTCCGGCTCGGCCTGGGGCAGGCGCTCCAGGGCGCTGCCGCCCGGCGAGCAGGCGCAGAATGTCACCACGGCGACAACAGCGAGGGCGAATCCGGGCAGGGCGGCTCTCATGGTCTCCTCCGGGGACGGGTGACAGGCTATACTGCGTGGATGTGGATAAACTTAGCCGCGCAGTCGGAGTCTTTCAACTGTTTCATCGGGGGGACAGTGGATGGGGCTGTGTGCGGCGGTGGGAGGCTGCACCATTATCCGGCGGAAAACGGCCGGGCTGTCAAAGTTTTTCCGAAAACCCCGGGTACAGTCTGCGGGCGCAGTCCGGGCAGAGCCCGTGGGTGAACTCGGCCTGGGAATGCTCGCTGATATAGACCTCGATGCGTTTCCAGTCGCCCTGGTCGTCGCGGATCCTCTTGCAGGAGGAGCAGATGGGCAGAAGCCCGCTGAGGGTCTTGATCTGCCCGAGGGCATCCTCATAGCGCTGGCGCAGTTTTTTCTCGGCGAGCCAGGCGCTGAACGCTCTTCGGTTGGAGACATGACAGTTGTGGGTGGAGAACAGGCCGATGAAATTCGCCGCCAGGAAAGCCGCGATTATGGCCAGCATGGAGACCGAGTCCGGTATCTTTTTCAGGCACAGGAACACCACGACCTCGGACACGGTGATGAAGGTCACCGAGAACACCTGGTAGATCAGGCGGTTCGGGACGTACAGGTACATGGTGAAGACGTTGACCAGATCGATGAACAGGTAGAGGTAGTAATCGGACGGCCGCGTGCAGTTGATGAAAGAGTTGAACAGGCTGAAAGAGATCATCCCGGCCAGCACGGTGCGGTCGATCACGTCCTCGCTTCGGCTGCGGCGGCAGATCAGGAAGAAGATCAGGGTGAGGCATACCCCGACAAACCGCACAGTCAGCAGAAGGTTGATCCACCTGTGGGCTTCCTGTATCCTGAGGTCGGAGTAGACGAAAGTCAGGCAGTAAATCGCGACCAGGGCCATCACGATGTATATCTTTTTCTTGTCCGCGGCCAGGTATTCCTGCCTGAAGCGGTGCTCAAGCTCCGCGGACTCGAAGCGGGCGGTGATCGGATTGATCCTGTCCATGCAGTCCTGGCCCCACTGTCGCGTTGTGTGTCCATCCCTTAGAACGGATATTGGAAAATACCTCAGAAAGGGTGCCCCTGCAAGCGCCCGCAATAAAAAGAGGCTGCCGCGCACAGGCACCCTCTTCGAAATATCCGACGTTTTTTTCAGGGCCTCAGAGGCTCGAGGTCTTGTGCATCATCCCCACGGTGCGGAAATAGTTCAGCTCCAGCAGCAGCTTGAAGAAGTTCTCGAACATGTCCGGATAGTGCTGCAGGTGCCGCAGCAGGTTCTGCACTGGCATGCGGTAGCCGACGGTCTTGCCGGCCGCCTCCACCTGGGCCCCGCTGATCGCCCCGACGTTGAGGATCGAGGCCTCGCCCACCATGGTCGGCGCGGGGAACGTGTCGAGCACCACCAGGCGGGTTTCGGCGTCTTCCTCCTCGCCGGTTTTCACCATGATGCTCACCTTGAGCTTGCCCTGCTCCACCATCACCATGGCCGGGTTGGGCTGGCCCTGCTGGATCAGCGTACCGCGCAGCTCGTGGGGGGAGATGTGCATGTTGGGGATGGTGCGCATGTTTTTCAGGAATCGCATCAGCCCCTCCTGCAACAGGGAGGGAAGCTGCAGCCCCTCCGGCTCGTTGCCCTCCAGCCCGTACTGGACCAGGATATCGACATAGCTCTGGTTGACCTCGGCCAGTTTCTTGAACATCACGCGGTTGAGGCTGACCAGCACCTGGTGGCGGTACTTGCGGAACGCGGGATTGGGGTCCTGCAGGATATCGATGATCGACTGGTAGTTGAACACCATCAGCCGCATCGGCTCCTCGGCGTAGACATCCGCCGAGCGGCTCTCGATCGTGCCCAGGTTGTCGAACACGTTAAGCACCGAAGCGACCATGCTCATCTCGCCCACGGTCCTTTTCTGCGGCACGAGGATGCGTTCCGGCTGCCCGATATCCACCCCGGCGCTGCCCTCGATGATGTAGAAAAGGGCGCGGCCGGAGGCGTCTTTCTTGATGAACGGCGTGTCGGCGGGTTTGATGCTTTTTATCAGCAGGGTGCCCGAGGGTTTGAACTCCGGTACTTCCCCGGTGTAGATGGTCCGGGTGATGAGCTGAAGCTCCTTGATAACCTGCTCCGCCCTGGCCTCTTCCATTTCTGCCTCTTCCTTGCGGTGTCCCTGGGGGGGAAAGCAGAACGCCACGTATTCAGCGAAATTTTACACTTGGAAGGCCGGATTTGCAAGTAGTTTCTGCGAAGAGGGCTTAAGTTATGCATTTACTCCACCGGCGGCTCTTGCGCTGGGACGCGGGCCGGAGTATTTTCCAGCCGGAAAAGGCCCCGGATTTCCTTTGTCCGGAAATTTCCGGTCCACCGGGGCCGCGGGGATGAAAACGGCTTCAGTCTGCAACCGACGGGATTGAAAGGGGAAATATGTTAGCCGCTCGCACAGTGAAAGAAAGAACGATCCGGATGACCGAATGCCCGCCGCCGGTGTGCGGGCCGCACGGAGTGCGCCTGGCCGTGGGCTACGCCGGTATCTGCGGCAGCGATGTCCATGTCTACCGCGGCGAGTTCGCCGGGCGGGTCAAATTCCCGACCACCCAGGGCCACGAGTTCGCCGGCACGGTGCTGGAGGTGGGGCCCGAGGTGACACATTTCCACCCCGGCGACCGGGTCTGCGTGGACCCGATCATAAGCTGCCGCCGCTGCCCGGCCTGCTTGAGCGGGCACTACAACGCCTGCCGCAGCCTGAGATTGATCGGGATCGACCTGGACGGTGCGTTCGCCGACCAGGTGCTGGCGGATGAGGAGCAGTGTTTCCGTGTGCCGGACAACCTGTCCGACCGGGACGCGGCCCTGGTGGAGATTTTCTCGATCGGCATGCACGCCACCACCATGGCCCGCGTGGACCCGGGCGACAAGGTGGTGGTGCTGGGCGCCGGGCGGGTGGGGCTGTCGGTGCTGCAGAACCTCGTCCTCACCGCGGCTGAGAAGGTGGCCGTGGTGGACGTGGCGGAGCCCAAGCTGCGCCTGGCCGAAAGCCTGGGCGCGGCCCTGGCGGTCAACGCCCGCAGCACGGACGCCGTGGCGGCGATCAATGAATTCACCGGCGGCCTGGGCGCCGACCGGGTGATCGAGTGTATCGGCGAGGCGGACCTGAACACCCTGGGCGGCAAGCCCCCGCTGGCCCAGGCGGTGGAGATGGTGCGCAACGCCGGGCAGATCACAGTGCTGGGCCAGGGCCCGGTGCAGTACGGCATCCCGTGGAAGCTGCTGGTCTGGAAAGAGGCCACGCTCCAGTGCAGCCGGGTCAGCCGGGGCGAATACCCGCGCGTGATTGCCATGCTGGCCGCCGGGCGCTACCGCACCGACCCGTTCGTGAGCGCCGAGTTCCCGCTGGAGCAGGCGGCCGAGGCGTTCGAGCTGGTGGACCGCGAGCCGCCGGAGGTGGTCAAGGTGATGCTGCGGGTGTGCCGGGCCTGAGCGCGCGCCGGGCCCGGTGCGCAGCGGGGTCCGGTTCAAGATTCAGTCATCCCTCCCCAAGGAGAACCCGATGCGCAGTCTCAAAGCAGTGCTGCTCGGCCTGAGCCTGATCCTGGCCGCCTGCGCCGGCAGCGGCAGACAGGCCGCGGTCTGGCTCCCGGTGGGCGCCGACTCGACGGTGGTGTTCGAGGATGATTTCTCCGCCTGCCCGGCGGGCGACCTGTCCGCGGAATACACCGCGGTCCAGGAGTACCACTGGGTCCCCAAGACCCCGTCCTGGGGCCCCTGGAACGAAGCCAGCCACTGGATGGCCTGGGACGGCCCGAGCTGGAGTGTCCGGGCCGGAAAGAGCGGCCAGGTCCTGCACCAGAACAACGAGGCCCTGCTCGAGGACTCCAACCCCCTGGTCCTGACCGGCGACCCGCTCTGGACCGACTACGCCCTGGAGGTGGAGCTGGCCCCGCAGGCGACCTCGGAACCGGTGGGCATTGTCTACCGCGCCGCCACCTCGGCCCAGTTCTACATGCTCTCGCTGGAGGAGGGGAGCAAGTGGGTCTGGACCCGGAGGATCCACGACGCCTGGACCAAGCTCAAAATCCGTGAGCTCAAGTATAAGCCCGGCCAGAGCCACACCCTGCGGGTGGAGGTGCAGGGCGTGAACCAGGTGTTCTACGTGGACGGCCGCCAGATGGATATCCTGCGCCGCGACCATTATCTGCAAGCCGGACGGGTCGGGCTGATCGCCAACTCGCCCTGCGATTTCCGCCGCGTGCGGGTGATCATGAGCCGCGCCGCCCGCGAGGATTGGCTACGCCGCAAGGCCGAAAAGGAACGTCTGGAGCAGGAGGCCTCCCAACAGTACCCGCAGCCCGCGCTCTGGAAACAGATCGACCTTCACGGCCTGGCCGTGAACGGCCGTCAGGTGCGCTGGGGCGACCTGGACGGGGACGGGCGGCTGGAGTTCGTGCTGGCCCAGCGTGCGCCCGGCTCGAGCGGCCCGCTGGCCCGCTCCCTGAGCGGACTGACCGCGTTCAACCTGGACGGTGAAATCCTCTGGCAGTGGGGGGTGAACGACACCGTGCCCGAAATCCTGGCCACGGACCTGCCCTATCAGGTGGTGGATCTGGACCATGACGGGCGCTGCGAGGTGGCCCTGTCCCACGATTTCAAGGTGGAATTTCTGGACGGCCGCACCGGGGTGAGCCTGGCTGTCACCCCCACCCCGGAGCACGGGCCAAAGCACCCGGACAGTTTCTACGCCGAGGACCAGTACGAGCGTATCCCGGCCGGGGTGCTCTATTTCTGCGACCTGACCGGCCGCGGCTCGGTGGGCGACTACCTGATAAAAGATGATTACAACAATATCTGGGCCTATTCGCGGGATTTCAAACAGCTCTGGACCGCCAACCTTAACGCCGGGCATTATCCCTACGCCCGCGATATCGACGGGGACGGGCGGGATGAGGTGATCCAGGGCTACTGTATGTTCGACCACGACGGCCGCCGGATGTTCGACCTTCAAATGCAGGACCACTCGGACGCCGTGTTCGTGGGCCGCGCCGGCGACCCGGCCTGTTTCCCGGGCTGGCACACGTATTTCTGCTCGGGCGAGGAGGGCCTGATGGTGGGCGACACCTGCGGGAATATCCACGCCAAGCAAATCCTGGGGCATGTCCAGCGCATGGCCGTGGCCGATTTCCGGCCCGAGTTGCCCGGCTGCGAGATGGCCCAGTGCACCTACTGGGGCAACCTGGGCGTGGTGAGCCTTCACGCGCAGGACGGGCGCAAGCTGTGGGAGGCCCAGCCCGGATTCCTCGGTTCGATGTGCCTGGCCGTGGACTGGGTGGGCGACGGCTCCGCGCTGCTGCTGATCTCTGCGGACGACTCCCTGGGCGGGATGTGGGACGGGTTCGGGCGGCGCGTGGTGCGGTTCAGCGACCCCGGACACCCGGAGCTGACCATGGACGTGGTGAACCTGACCGGCGACAGCCGCGACGAGCTGGTAATGTGGGACACCGGCCGAATGTGGGTTTACACCCAGGACCGGCCCGCTCCGGGCGGCAAGCCGGCGCCGCGCTACAAGATGCCGCTTTACAGCCGCAGCAACTACCAGATGAGCGTGGCCATACCGGAGTGATCAAACTCCGAAGGTCTGAAATCTGTTTCGTAGGGGCGGCCCCCTGTGGCCGCCCTTTTTGTATTGGCCCAGCCCGCGTCTGCCGTGGCGCCTGAGTAGGGGGAGTTGTTACTTCCCTCTAAAAAGAGGGGCGGCGGCGAAGCCGACGGGGTGTGTATCAAAAAAAAAAACGGGCACGGTGCACCGTGCCCCGCTTAAACACTACCTTATGCCGGAAGGCTGCTTATTACCCGGCTCGGGCAGGCTCGGCCCCTTAAACAAAACGGCGGCTTAGAGGCCCGCCAAAGGACAATCAGTAGCATCAAATAAATGTAGGGGCGGCCCCCTGTGGCCGCCCGAGCGCACGCGCGGGTGCGCCCCTATAGAAGACATGTTTCAAAGCCGGACACACCGGATGTCCGGGCAACAAAAAACCGGGAGCGGCGCATCGAGGCCGCTCCCGGCTCATATCTGTCCGGTCCGCACTGCGCGGGCCGTATCTTACATGTGGAAGGCCTTGAACAGCGGGGCCAGCACCAGCGAGATCACGCTCATCAGCTTGATCAGGATGTTGAGCGAGGGACCCGCCGTGTCCTTGAACGGATCGCCCACGGTGTCGCCCACCACGGCGGCCTTGTGCGCCGGGGAACCCTTACCGCCGAGCTCGCCGCTCTCGATGTACTTCTTGGCGTTATCCCAGGCGCCGCCGGCATTGGCCATGAAGATGGCCATCAGCACGCCGGAGACGGTCACGCCGGCCAGCAACCCGCCCAGCATGTCCAGGCTCAAGAAACCGAAAGCCACCGGGACGATGATGGCGATGAGGCCGGGGGCCACCATGCGCTTGATCGCGGCCTTGGCCGAGATGTCCACGCACTTGGCGTAGTCGGCACGGGCTGTGCCCTCCATCAGGCCGGGGATGGTGCGGAACTGGCGGCGCACTTCCTCGATCATCTCAAAGGCGGCGCTGCCCACGGCGCTCATGGCGAAGGAGCTGAACAGGAACGGCATCATGCCGCCGATGAACAGACCGGCCATAACGTAGGGGTTGGTAAGATCAAGCACCTGGATGCCGGTGGTGGCGCGGAACGCGGCGAACAGGGCCAGCGCGGTCAGCGCGGCCGAGCCGATGGCGAAACCCTTGCCGATGGCGGCGGTGGTGTTGCCCACCGCATCCAGCTTGTCGGTGCGCTTGCGGACATCGGCGCCCAGACCGGCCATTTCGGTGAT
This region of bacterium genomic DNA includes:
- a CDS encoding alcohol dehydrogenase catalytic domain-containing protein, with protein sequence MLAARTVKERTIRMTECPPPVCGPHGVRLAVGYAGICGSDVHVYRGEFAGRVKFPTTQGHEFAGTVLEVGPEVTHFHPGDRVCVDPIISCRRCPACLSGHYNACRSLRLIGIDLDGAFADQVLADEEQCFRVPDNLSDRDAALVEIFSIGMHATTMARVDPGDKVVVLGAGRVGLSVLQNLVLTAAEKVAVVDVAEPKLRLAESLGAALAVNARSTDAVAAINEFTGGLGADRVIECIGEADLNTLGGKPPLAQAVEMVRNAGQITVLGQGPVQYGIPWKLLVWKEATLQCSRVSRGEYPRVIAMLAAGRYRTDPFVSAEFPLEQAAEAFELVDREPPEVVKVMLRVCRA